The following coding sequences are from one Xiphophorus couchianus chromosome 7, X_couchianus-1.0, whole genome shotgun sequence window:
- the nup62l gene encoding nuclear pore glycoprotein p62: MSGGFNFGQPSGFFPAQKTTAGAPAAGFSLTNSAPAATGGGFSFGAPTGQTNPNPTGSFSFGNPAKSSAPGTSFSFGTPTTTFGLGTAPQTTAAAPGLTLGSMLAPSTGTGFTLGGGLSSQTTAAAPAGGGFTFGGAAQAPAASAAAPAATTAAAGGVPFGGFSFGGSKVLVTTASASPAPAAPAPTGAGGGGGFSFGTTAPSTSAAATIQSGGGGFSFGVKPSSTPAPPAYTQAASAAPSGPSLFASPLTTATAAPAATTGFLLGTAPASIASTATPSATGGGLNFTLKPLGSAATTAAASTTITAPAATTGTAVGFSLGVKPLSSTAMTAATTAATLTTTTAATTTNPPVMSYAQLESLINKWSLELEDQERHFLQQATQVNAWDRMLVENGEKITSLHKELEKVKLDQRRLNQELDFILSQQKELEDLLCPLEESVKEQSGTIYMQNADEERERTYKLAENVDAQLKRMSQDLKEIIEHLNTSSGPADTSDPLQQICKILNAHMDSLQWIDQNSVLLQRRVEEVSKLCDTQRKEQEKTFRLTFD, from the exons ATGAGTGGTGGATTCAACTTCGGTCAGCCTTCAGGCTTCTTCCCAGCCCAGAAGACCACCGCTGGTGCTCCCGCCGCAGGTTTCTCTTTAACAAACTCCGCTCCTGCAGCCACCGGAGGCGGCTTCAGCTTCGGGGCTCCCACCGGTCAGACCAACCCCAACCCCACCGGCTCCTTCAGCTTCGGCAACCCAGCGAAGAGCTCCGCACCCGGTACGAGTTTCTCTTTTGGGACCCCCACCACCACGTTTGGCCTGGGCACGGCCCCTCAAACCACAGCGGCGGCCCCCGGGCTCACTCtaggctccatgttggctccctCCACGGGGACTGGGTTCACTCTGGGCGGGGGGTTGTCCTCTCAGACCACCGCTGCAGCTCCTGCAGGTGGAGGCTTCACCTTCGGAGGTGCCGCTCAGGCTCCAGCTGCATCAGCAGCTGCACCTGCAgctacaacagcagcagcaggcggtGTTCCGTTTGGAGGCTTCAGCTTCGGGGGGTCCAAAGTCCTGGTGACCACAGCTTCAgcatctcctgctccagctgcaCCAGCACCAACAGgagcaggaggtggaggagggttCAGCTTCGGCACCACTGCCCCCTCCACCTCCGCAGCTGCGACAATCCAGAGCGGAGGTGGAGGATTCAGCTTTGGGGTGAAACCATCGTCAACCCCGGCTCCGCCTGCCTACACCCAGGCTGCCTCTGCGGCTCCTTCAGGTCCATCTCTGTTTGCTTCACCCCTCACCACGGCGACAGCAGCCCCTGCAGCAACCACAGGGTTCTTGCTGGGGACAGCTCCGGCATCAATAGCGAGCACCGCAACACCGTCAGCTACAGGCGGGGGACTGAACTTCACCCTCAAGCCCCTGGGGTCAGCCGCTACCACGGCTGCTGCCTCCACCACCATCACAGCTCCAGCCGCCACGACTGGCACCGCGGTCGGTTTCAGCCTGGGAGTCAAACCTCTGTCCAGCACAGCCATGACAGCCGCCACAACAGCCGCAACCCTCACCACTACCACCGCCGCCACCACAACGAATCCTCCGGTGATGAGCTACGCCCAGCTGGAGAGCCTCATAAACAAGTGGAGCCTGGAGCTAGAGGACCAGGAGAGACACTTCCTGCAGCAGGCGACGCAGGTGAACGCCTGGGACCGCATGCTGGTGGAGAACGGAGAGAAGATCACGTCCCTGCACAAGGAGCTGGAGAAGGTGAAGCTGGACCAGCGGCGGCTCAACCAGGAGCTGGACTTCATCCTGTCGCAgcagaaggagctggaggaccTGCTCTGCCCGCTGGAGGAGTCGGTGAAGGAGCAGAGCGGCACCATCTACATGCAGAACGCCGACGAGGAGCGAGAGAGGACGTACAAGCTGGCTGAGAACGTGGACGCGCAGCTGAAGAGGATGTCGCAGGACCTGAAGGAGATCATTGAACACCTGAACACATCCAGCGGACCGGCAGACACCAGCGATCCG CTTCAGCAGATTTGTAAAATCCTCAATGCCCACATGGATTCTCTGCAGTGGATCGACCAGAACTCTGTTCTGCTACAGCGGAGGGTGGAGGAAGTGTCCAAACTGTGTGATACGCAGCGCAAGGAGCAGGAGAAAACCTTTCGCTTAACctttgactga
- the pdk1 gene encoding pyruvate dehydrogenase (acetyl-transferring) kinase isozyme 1, mitochondrial isoform X2, translating to MWDCGHRSKLKQSRTPRIIKTSEHLRFPACVNNPPNGEAVTRRVRRGRRSSSRLQQVREGVIMRLLRFLRSSVSIGKDVDFYSRFSPSPLSMKQFLDFGSENACEKTSFAFLRHELPVRLANIMKEINLLPDNLLKTPSVGLVQSWYMQSFQDILEFKDKNADDEKVTYAFTDAVIKIRNRHNDVIPTMAQGVVEYKETYGTDPVVSQNVQYFLDRFYMSRISIRMLLNQHTLLFGGKVKVNPAHPNQIGSIDPHCGVSEVIRDAFENARNLCDRYYMNSPELILEEFNAKEEGKPVTVVYVPSHLYHMVFELFKNAMRATMELHGDAMEYPPVHAQVALGSEDLTVKVSDRGGGVPLRKIDRLFTYTYSTAPRPSIDDSRAAPLAGYGYGLPISRLYARYFQGDLKLYSLEGYGTDAVIYIRALSTESIERLPVYNKSAWKHYKTMHEADDWCVPSKEPKDLTTFRSF from the exons ATGTGGGACTGTGGACACAGAAGCAAACTTAAACAGTCACGTACGCCACGGATaattaaaacatctgaacacCTGCGATTTCCCGCGTGTGTAAACAATCCTCCAAACGGCGAGGCAGTAACAAGACGTGTTCGCCGTGGACGCCGCTCTTCTTCTCGACTCCAGCAGGTTCGGGAAGGTGTCATCATGAGGCTTTTGAGGTTTCTGAGGAGCAGCGTGTCCATTGGGAAGGACGTTGACTTTTACTCCAGGTTTTCTCCTTCCCCGCTGTCAATGAAGCAGTTTTTGGACTTCG GCTCAGAAAATGCGTGTGAGAAAACCTCCTTCGCCTTCCTCAGGCATGAGCTGCCTGTGAGGCTGGCCAACATCATGAAGGAGATCAACTTGTTGCCAGACAACCTGCTGAAGACTCCATCAGTGGGGCTGGTCCAGAGCTG GTACATGCAGAGCTTTCAGGATATTTTGGAGTTCAAAGATAAAAACGCAGACGATGAGAAAGTCACATATGC TTTCACAGACGCTgtgataaaaatcagaaatcgCCACAATGATGTCATTCCCACCATGGCTCAGGGGGTGGTGGAGTACAAGGAGACGTACGGCACAGACCCGGTGGTCAGCCAGAACGTCCAGTATTTTCTGGATCGCTTCTACATGAGCAGGATATCCATCAGGATGCTGCTCAACCAGCACA CTCTCCTGTTTGGTGGGAAGGTCAAGGTGAATCCTGCACACCCCAACCAGATCGGCAGCATCGACCCGCACTGTGGTGTCAGTGAGGTTATCAGAG ATGCCTTTGAAAATGCTAGAAACCTTTGTGACCGTTACTACATGAACTCTCCTGAGCTCATTCTGGAGGAATTTAACG CCAAAGAAGAGGGGAAACCCGTCACTGTTGTCTATGTTCCGTCTCATTTGTACCACATGGTGTTTGAGCTTTTTAAG AACGCCATGCGGGCCACCATGGAGTTACACGGCGACGCGATGGAGTATCCTCCCGTTCATGCGCAGGTTGCACTGGGCTCTGAGGATCTCACCGTCAAG GTGAGCGACCGTGGAGGTGGCGTGCCTCTGCGTAAGATCGACAGGCTGTTCACCTACACGTACTCCACAGCCCCGCGGCCCAGCATCGACGACTCCCGAGCCGCTCCTCTG GCTGGCTACGGCTACGGCCTGCCCATCTCTCGCCTGTACGCTCGCTACTTTCAGGGAGACCTGAAGCTCTACTCTCTGGAGGGATATGGGACCGACGCAGTAATCTACATACGG GCGCTGTCCACGGAGTCAATCGAGAGGCTCCCGGTGTACAACAAGTCGGCCTGGAAGCACTACAAGACGATGCACGAGGCCGACGACTGGTGCGTCCCCAGCAAGGAGCCCAAAGACCTGACCACGTTTCGCAGTTTCTGA
- the pdk1 gene encoding pyruvate dehydrogenase (acetyl-transferring) kinase isozyme 1, mitochondrial isoform X1: protein MWDCGHRSKLKQSRTPRIIKTSEHLRFPACVNNPPNGEAVTRRVRRGRRSSSRLQQVREGVIMRLLRFLRSSVSIGKDVDFYSRFSPSPLSMKQFLDFGKSCTGSENACEKTSFAFLRHELPVRLANIMKEINLLPDNLLKTPSVGLVQSWYMQSFQDILEFKDKNADDEKVTYAFTDAVIKIRNRHNDVIPTMAQGVVEYKETYGTDPVVSQNVQYFLDRFYMSRISIRMLLNQHTLLFGGKVKVNPAHPNQIGSIDPHCGVSEVIRDAFENARNLCDRYYMNSPELILEEFNAKEEGKPVTVVYVPSHLYHMVFELFKNAMRATMELHGDAMEYPPVHAQVALGSEDLTVKVSDRGGGVPLRKIDRLFTYTYSTAPRPSIDDSRAAPLAGYGYGLPISRLYARYFQGDLKLYSLEGYGTDAVIYIRALSTESIERLPVYNKSAWKHYKTMHEADDWCVPSKEPKDLTTFRSF from the exons ATGTGGGACTGTGGACACAGAAGCAAACTTAAACAGTCACGTACGCCACGGATaattaaaacatctgaacacCTGCGATTTCCCGCGTGTGTAAACAATCCTCCAAACGGCGAGGCAGTAACAAGACGTGTTCGCCGTGGACGCCGCTCTTCTTCTCGACTCCAGCAGGTTCGGGAAGGTGTCATCATGAGGCTTTTGAGGTTTCTGAGGAGCAGCGTGTCCATTGGGAAGGACGTTGACTTTTACTCCAGGTTTTCTCCTTCCCCGCTGTCAATGAAGCAGTTTTTGGACTTCGGTAAGAGCTGCACAG GCTCAGAAAATGCGTGTGAGAAAACCTCCTTCGCCTTCCTCAGGCATGAGCTGCCTGTGAGGCTGGCCAACATCATGAAGGAGATCAACTTGTTGCCAGACAACCTGCTGAAGACTCCATCAGTGGGGCTGGTCCAGAGCTG GTACATGCAGAGCTTTCAGGATATTTTGGAGTTCAAAGATAAAAACGCAGACGATGAGAAAGTCACATATGC TTTCACAGACGCTgtgataaaaatcagaaatcgCCACAATGATGTCATTCCCACCATGGCTCAGGGGGTGGTGGAGTACAAGGAGACGTACGGCACAGACCCGGTGGTCAGCCAGAACGTCCAGTATTTTCTGGATCGCTTCTACATGAGCAGGATATCCATCAGGATGCTGCTCAACCAGCACA CTCTCCTGTTTGGTGGGAAGGTCAAGGTGAATCCTGCACACCCCAACCAGATCGGCAGCATCGACCCGCACTGTGGTGTCAGTGAGGTTATCAGAG ATGCCTTTGAAAATGCTAGAAACCTTTGTGACCGTTACTACATGAACTCTCCTGAGCTCATTCTGGAGGAATTTAACG CCAAAGAAGAGGGGAAACCCGTCACTGTTGTCTATGTTCCGTCTCATTTGTACCACATGGTGTTTGAGCTTTTTAAG AACGCCATGCGGGCCACCATGGAGTTACACGGCGACGCGATGGAGTATCCTCCCGTTCATGCGCAGGTTGCACTGGGCTCTGAGGATCTCACCGTCAAG GTGAGCGACCGTGGAGGTGGCGTGCCTCTGCGTAAGATCGACAGGCTGTTCACCTACACGTACTCCACAGCCCCGCGGCCCAGCATCGACGACTCCCGAGCCGCTCCTCTG GCTGGCTACGGCTACGGCCTGCCCATCTCTCGCCTGTACGCTCGCTACTTTCAGGGAGACCTGAAGCTCTACTCTCTGGAGGGATATGGGACCGACGCAGTAATCTACATACGG GCGCTGTCCACGGAGTCAATCGAGAGGCTCCCGGTGTACAACAAGTCGGCCTGGAAGCACTACAAGACGATGCACGAGGCCGACGACTGGTGCGTCCCCAGCAAGGAGCCCAAAGACCTGACCACGTTTCGCAGTTTCTGA